The Oligoflexia bacterium DNA segment AAATAAAAACTGTTCCACCGGCCCCACCGCCACCGCCACCACCTCCACTACCGCTTGATCCGCTGGAACCTCCATTTTCTCCATTTGCACTAAATTTTTTCATACCAGGACCTATAAGATCAATTTTTCTTGCTGAAATAATAATAATTCCACCGCCAGTACCACCATTTCCTCCGTTAAAGGTGGGGACATAACTTCCTCCTGCGCCAGAACCACCCATAAATAATTTTCGACATCCAGGGCAATCATCAGCAACTACAAAATTAGTTTCACCAGATATTGCGTTATTTCCGCCAATTCCATTACCACCCAAACCAATATTTGAACCAGCCCCACCGCCCGCGGCTACGCCACTTTGACCTGCATCACCACAATTGGGGCCATTTGCTCGTTGGCCTGAGTTGTTGTTTGATATCCCGCCAACTCCTCCAGCAAAACTTCCGTTTGTGTTGCCAAAGCCTGCCGCATCGAAGTTAACATAACCTCCATCTGCTGAAATAGTCATCGTATCAGCTACTTTAACGGCGATAATTCCACCGCCATTATCAAGTGACCCTGATGACAGATTAATATTCATACCTGTTGCTTGAACCTTAAAATTTTTAAAGTTATGCACGCGCACGAGAACGAGTACGCAGATACTGTCAACATGTCCTGAGAGACTTGCGCTAATTGCGGCTGCATTTATTGTGGTAGGTTGTGGCGAAATAGGGCGATCAAGTGTGATGTTTGAAATATAACCGCCAGCACTTTCGGTTTTTTTCACAATACCAAAACCATATCGACCAGCTTCTAAATCTTTTCCACATATTGTTTCTGGGTATGCTGCAAGTGCGTGCCACATCACTTCATCACCTGGTAGAACATCTGTTGATCCAAATTGCGAAGACTCCATGGTGAGTTTTCGACCGTTGGTGGTGCCAATGACACGTGATAAATTTACCAATCTTTTACCGTTTGAAAATGAATCCCCTGATGACATTGAAGCTATCACAGTCACATCTCCATCAGTGCCGCGGCCAAATGTGTATTGTGAAAATGACGAGAGCAAACTGGTTTGCGGAGTCGCAGAAGTACACCCCAATGCGATCAGGAGCAGCGATAATCCAATTGTCTCAAACCGAACAAACGTGCGCATTTACGTACCTCCATCTATGTAGTGTCGGCTTATATAAGACAGGACTTAAGTCATTTGACTTAAGTCCTGCTAAGTAGTTGTAAGTGTTTGAAATGCTAAAGTTAAACATGCTTAAGGAGCATTAAATAAATCCTCAGGCACAATAATAACGGGATCCTGTGGTGTTTGATTATCTGTGTAAGTGCCATCACTTGTGCCAGTGGTGGGGAGTGGTTGTTCTTGAGTAGTGTCAGGATAACTCACCTCAGGTGTTGGCAAAGTTGCGGGAGGGGGAATTGGTGCACGCGTTGCTGATTTTACTTTGATGACGGGTTTTAACAGGCAACCACCATTACCTTGAAGCACTACTGAATCGTCAGCGTCAAAATCAAGAGTGATGGCATAAGAATACCCAGCCTCAGTTGTGAATGCAGGATTAAATAATATCTTCACACCAGAAGTTTGTGCACTTGGTGTTTTCATCTGACAAACAGAACCATTATTCATGACGACGTTATTTCCATCTGCGAGAACAAGTCTCATTTGATGAAAGGTAACACCATCGGGGAGTTTTAAATCTCCCATTGCTTTTAAAATACCGTTTCTTAACTTCAGCAAATCTACAAAACCTAGATTTTCTGCAATGATCAATCGGCCTTGAAGACTTCCTTTTTGTACAAAAAGTTCTACGTGTTTTATATTAATATTTACTGATGAAGCGTCATCAAGGGGTTTATCAGTTAATGTAATTCTCAGTGTTGAGGGAGTGTAGGCGTAGGCTTTATCGCCAGAAGCGAGAGAGCCACCATTATTGGAGCCAGAATTACATGCGACTGCAAAACCAATTGCAGAAATAAGTCCGAACATACGCGCAATAAGAACTAACCTATTATTGTACTTACGCTTATACATATGTATTCTCCTTTTCCAAACTATACGCTGACATAAGCGCTTGCTTGGGTTTGCACTTCCGTTAGGAATTGCTTTGGTTTATTTAATGGATTTAGAAGAATACATGCAGCGGTATGAGTTCATAATACCGCTATTCACTTGGTGCTTCAAATAACCTACTTACCAGTTGGATTAACAGTGAAATTCAAATTTGCTGTCTATGTTTTTGACAATAAATCTAAATTTCAATGCTGTAAGTCCATGCAATAGGTTTTTTTGTAACCGAATAAGGTGAAAATAAAGTTTCAAAATTTATATGTGTTTTTAACTAAGTTTGAGTGGGTTTGAAAAACAAATTACAAAAAGTAAGGCCGTGCATTTTTGTAATCAGCCGCCCAAATAGGCTTCGCGTACTTTTGAATTGGTGAGAAGTTCTTTGCCAGGCCCGGTGAGTACAATTTCACCTGTCTCAACAACATAACCACGGTGTGAAACATTGAGTGCCTGATGGGCGTTTTGTTCAACGAGTAAAATCGTTGTGCCCTCTTTATTGATCTTTCTAATGATATTAAAAATTGTATCAACGATTTGTGGTGCTAAACCAAGGCTGGGCTCATCGAGCAATAAAAGTTTAGGCTTTCCCATAAGTGCTCTAGACATTGCGAGCATCTGTTGTTCACCGCCAGAAAGTGTTCCGGCTTGTTGCTTTAAACGTTCTTTAACACGCGGAAACAGTGAGTAAACATATTCGAGGTCTTTATTAATTTCAGCTTTTGAATCTTTACGTGTGTAAGCACCCATCTCTAGATTTTCAAGTACCGTCAAGTTCGCAAAAATTCCTCTACCTTCGGGAGATTGCAAAAGCCCGAGTCGTACAATTTCATGGGCTTTCATGCCGTGAATGGGTTTTCCTTCAAAAAGAATTTCACCAGAAACGGGTTTTAAAAGACCACTGATGGTTCTTAGTGTTGTGCTTTTGCCTGCACCATTGGCGCCGATAAGAGAAATAATTTCACCTTTATTGACTTCAAAACTTACACCCTTAAGGGCTTCGATGTTTCCGTATTTTACGCGAATATTTTTAACGGAAAGTACAGACTCACTCATGCGTGAGCCTCCACCGCAGCAGAACCCAAATAAGCTTCGATAACTTTTGGATCTTTTTGAATTTTCAGTGGGTTGCCTTCACAAATAATCACACCGTGATCAAGTACAATAATACGTTCGCAAATTCCCATAACAAGTTTCATGTCGTGTTCAATTAATAAAATTGTAACGCCGAATTTTTTTCTAATCTCAGCGATAGTTTCCATTAATGAATGGGTTTCGCTGTGATTCATACCTGCTGCAGGCTCATCAAGCATGACAACCTTGGGGTTAGTGGCAAGGGCTCGTAAAATTTCAAGGCGCCTTTGTTGCCCATAGGGAAGTGATCCTGCTAATTCATTGGCTCTGTCTTGTAGATTAAATATTTTTAATAATTCTAGGGAGCGCTCAATGCCTTCTTTTTCTTCTCGCTCCATACGCTTTGAAATCAAAAGAGCTTCAATCATTGAGTAAGTTGTGTGTTGATGAGCGGCGATGCGCAGATTATCTAATACTGAAAGTGCTTTAAAAAGCCTGATATTTTGAAATGTACGAGAAATGCCTCGTTTTGAAAGTTCAAAAGGTTTTTCACCTTTGATAGGAAGGCCAGCGAATTTAATTTCTCCGCTTGTGGGTTGGTAAACCCCAGTGAGCATATTAAAAACAGTGGTCTTGCCAGCGCCGTTGGGGCCAATAAGGCCAACCAGTTCACCTTTTTGTAAATTAAGTTGAAAGTTTGAAACGGCCACAAGACCACCAAACTTAATTGTTACGTCTTTTGCTTCAAGTAGAGCGTCTGACATATTTCTTCCATAAATCTGAAATTTCTAAGCTACCAAATAAACCCTGAGGTTTGGTCAGCATGAGAATAATGAGGGTCAATGAGTAGATGACCATTCGAAAATCAATACGTGTGATTTCTTGAAGAGGTCTTAAAGCTTCAGGTAGCAGTGTAATGATAATTGCGGCAACAACACTTCCACTAATGCTACCCATGCCGCCAAGTACGACCATTACAACAACGTCAATGCTCTTCATAAAACCAAATGAACTTGGATTTAAATATGAAAGATAATGAGCAAAGATAGAACCGGCGATTCCGGCAAAGAATGAGCTAATTACAAATGCTTTTACTTTATATTTTGTTGTGTCGATACCCATTGCTTCAGCAGCGATTTCATCTTCACGAACACTTAAAAAAGCGCGCCCATGTGTAGATTTCATAAGTCTGACTACTGTGAGACAAGTAATAAACACCCAAGCCATGGTTCCAAAAAAACCAACTGACTTTGGAATGCCATACATCCCACGTGCGCCACCAACTGCTTCTACGTTTAAAAGTACGACACGAATAATTTCTCCAAAACCCAATGTCACAATCGCAAGATAATCACCTTTTAAGCGTAAGCTCGGAAGCCCAACGATGTACCCGGCAGCAGCAGCGAGTAGTCCGCCAGCAATGGTGTTACAAAAGAAATTAATTTCTGTGAACGGGCCTGCCCATCCAGGGAAAGTCATTGTGAGCCATGCGCTTAAATAAGCACCTGCTGCCATAAAGCCAGCATGACCAATAGAAAACTGACCTGTAAAACCATTCACCAAATTTAAGCTCACAGCTAAAATGATATTTATACCGCAATAAATAACCATGGCTTGTAGGTAGGGGTTCATCAGACTTGGAAATATAAAATCACAAGCATAAATAAGTGCAAAAACAAGGGCTGGCATAATAAGAGAGCGTTTAATGTTTAACATTAAACTTTCTCCACAGAAAATTTGCCTAAAAGGCCTGCTGGTCTAAAAATCAAAATGACTATCAATATTCCAAAGGCCAGAGCATCTCGATAAGTCGATGCTCCGTAACCGACAACAAATTCTTCAGCTAAACCCATGATAAGTGCACCAAGTACAGCGCCCGTAATATTTCCGATTCCGCCAAGTACTGCGGCAACGAATGCTTTTAAACCAATCATGATTCCCATTAATGGTTCAATCTTCGGGTATTTCATTCCAACTAGAATTCCGCCAGCTGCTGCGAGAGCTGAACCGATGACAAATGTCATGCTGATAATGCGATCAACGGGAATACCCATGAGACTTGCCCAAGCGCCATTGTAACTAGTGGCTCTCATGGCTTTGCCTAATTTTGTGCTGTGAATAATATATCGAAGTAACAACATCAAACCGCAGGTGGTCATGAAAATAGTAGCATCAAATTTATTGATACTCACTTCGCCCCATTGAAACACAACAGAGTCTTCTAAAATATTTGGAAATAATTGCGGAGTAGCTCCAAAAATAATTTGCCCTGAGTATTCTAAAAGTAAACTCACACCTATTGCAGTAATAAGTGCATTTAATTTGGGGGCATTTCTTAATGGTCTATAAGCAAGGCGCTCGATGAAAAAACCAAGTGCACCACATGCGGCCATCGCAATAAATAAAATGGTAAAGAAGTTCGTATAGCTGGGGCTATTACTAACGTTTAACCAGCGCGCGGAATAAAAGCCCGTAAACGCGCCGATCATGTAAACGTCTGAATGAGCAAAGTTAATGAGCTGTAAAATCCCGTACACCATGGTGTAACCCAGAGCGATGAGGGCGTAAATCATGCCTAAACTTATGCCATTGATTATGTGCTGAAAAAACTCTTCCAAAGATCAAACCTCAACTGCTGCAAACCAAATTTACGGATTAATTGTTGTGACGTACTTGTTGGTAGTTCCATCAACTTTAA contains these protein-coding regions:
- a CDS encoding DUF4382 domain-containing protein — translated: MYKRKYNNRLVLIARMFGLISAIGFAVACNSGSNNGGSLASGDKAYAYTPSTLRITLTDKPLDDASSVNINIKHVELFVQKGSLQGRLIIAENLGFVDLLKLRNGILKAMGDLKLPDGVTFHQMRLVLADGNNVVMNNGSVCQMKTPSAQTSGVKILFNPAFTTEAGYSYAITLDFDADDSVVLQGNGGCLLKPVIKVKSATRAPIPPPATLPTPEVSYPDTTQEQPLPTTGTSDGTYTDNQTPQDPVIIVPEDLFNAP
- a CDS encoding ABC transporter ATP-binding protein produces the protein MSESVLSVKNIRVKYGNIEALKGVSFEVNKGEIISLIGANGAGKSTTLRTISGLLKPVSGEILFEGKPIHGMKAHEIVRLGLLQSPEGRGIFANLTVLENLEMGAYTRKDSKAEINKDLEYVYSLFPRVKERLKQQAGTLSGGEQQMLAMSRALMGKPKLLLLDEPSLGLAPQIVDTIFNIIRKINKEGTTILLVEQNAHQALNVSHRGYVVETGEIVLTGPGKELLTNSKVREAYLGG
- a CDS encoding ABC transporter ATP-binding protein is translated as MSDALLEAKDVTIKFGGLVAVSNFQLNLQKGELVGLIGPNGAGKTTVFNMLTGVYQPTSGEIKFAGLPIKGEKPFELSKRGISRTFQNIRLFKALSVLDNLRIAAHQHTTYSMIEALLISKRMEREEKEGIERSLELLKIFNLQDRANELAGSLPYGQQRRLEILRALATNPKVVMLDEPAAGMNHSETHSLMETIAEIRKKFGVTILLIEHDMKLVMGICERIIVLDHGVIICEGNPLKIQKDPKVIEAYLGSAAVEAHA
- a CDS encoding branched-chain amino acid ABC transporter permease, translating into MLNIKRSLIMPALVFALIYACDFIFPSLMNPYLQAMVIYCGINIILAVSLNLVNGFTGQFSIGHAGFMAAGAYLSAWLTMTFPGWAGPFTEINFFCNTIAGGLLAAAAGYIVGLPSLRLKGDYLAIVTLGFGEIIRVVLLNVEAVGGARGMYGIPKSVGFFGTMAWVFITCLTVVRLMKSTHGRAFLSVREDEIAAEAMGIDTTKYKVKAFVISSFFAGIAGSIFAHYLSYLNPSSFGFMKSIDVVVMVVLGGMGSISGSVVAAIIITLLPEALRPLQEITRIDFRMVIYSLTLIILMLTKPQGLFGSLEISDLWKKYVRRST
- a CDS encoding branched-chain amino acid ABC transporter permease, with the translated sequence MEEFFQHIINGISLGMIYALIALGYTMVYGILQLINFAHSDVYMIGAFTGFYSARWLNVSNSPSYTNFFTILFIAMAACGALGFFIERLAYRPLRNAPKLNALITAIGVSLLLEYSGQIIFGATPQLFPNILEDSVVFQWGEVSINKFDATIFMTTCGLMLLLRYIIHSTKLGKAMRATSYNGAWASLMGIPVDRIISMTFVIGSALAAAGGILVGMKYPKIEPLMGIMIGLKAFVAAVLGGIGNITGAVLGALIMGLAEEFVVGYGASTYRDALAFGILIVILIFRPAGLLGKFSVEKV